In Halobaculum sp. XH14, a single genomic region encodes these proteins:
- a CDS encoding anthranilate phosphoribosyltransferase encodes MAQATETFGEWPLKRLMTAVCGSGPKSADDMTRAQATEAMRRIFAGEPDDTTLGAFWLANRWKRNTPEELAAYVDEMCSRVEYAEPDADPVDCGANYDGKGETALLGVAAGVVAAGAGTPVVVHSGDRVPTQKQDAYKHVLDELDVRTELSPDESADMVDDAGFGFYYQPSFNPDVHALWERRDAMGVRTFVNTVETLANPSGASVHLGSFYHLAFARKVVDTFERSEFHDLGRVIMFQGMEGYDDVRPGYTKVAEWTAGGDGDAEFADYEIETPEYGMDFEEADLEVDDVAVDSARIAEEVVSGDRTDHWRDAVALNAAFRIYAREDVDSIEEGLAAAREAIDDGSAAAVLSDLRAF; translated from the coding sequence ATGGCACAAGCGACCGAGACGTTCGGGGAGTGGCCCCTCAAGCGGCTCATGACGGCGGTCTGCGGTTCGGGCCCGAAGTCCGCCGACGACATGACCCGCGCGCAGGCGACCGAGGCGATGCGGCGCATCTTCGCCGGCGAACCCGACGACACCACGCTCGGCGCGTTCTGGCTGGCGAACCGCTGGAAGCGCAACACCCCGGAGGAACTGGCGGCCTACGTCGACGAGATGTGCTCGCGCGTCGAGTACGCCGAACCCGACGCCGACCCCGTCGACTGCGGCGCGAACTACGACGGCAAGGGCGAGACGGCCCTCCTCGGCGTCGCCGCCGGCGTCGTGGCCGCGGGCGCGGGCACGCCGGTCGTCGTCCACTCGGGCGACCGCGTGCCGACACAGAAGCAGGACGCCTACAAGCACGTCCTCGACGAACTCGACGTCCGAACCGAACTTTCGCCGGACGAGTCGGCGGACATGGTCGACGACGCCGGGTTCGGCTTCTACTACCAGCCGTCGTTCAACCCCGACGTCCACGCGCTCTGGGAGCGCCGGGACGCGATGGGCGTCCGGACGTTCGTGAACACCGTCGAGACGCTGGCGAACCCGTCGGGCGCGTCGGTCCACCTCGGCTCCTTCTACCACCTCGCGTTCGCCAGGAAGGTCGTCGACACGTTCGAGCGCTCGGAGTTCCACGACCTCGGCCGCGTCATCATGTTCCAGGGGATGGAGGGGTACGACGACGTCCGGCCGGGCTACACGAAGGTCGCCGAGTGGACCGCGGGCGGGGACGGCGACGCCGAGTTCGCCGACTACGAGATCGAGACGCCCGAGTACGGCATGGACTTCGAGGAGGCAGACCTGGAAGTCGACGACGTCGCGGTCGACTCGGCCCGCATCGCCGAGGAGGTCGTCTCCGGCGACCGGACGGACCACTGGCGCGACGCGGTCGCGCTCAACGCCGCGTTCCGCATCTACGCCCGCGAGGACGTCGATTCCATCGAGGAGGGGCTGGCGGCCGCACGCGAGGCCATCGACGACGGAAGCGCCGCAGCGGTGCTCTCGGACCTGCGCGCGTTCTAA
- a CDS encoding tyrosine-type recombinase/integrase gives MSKANDTSDSSGNADLKENQAQQDLCDFLSERSELVVSYEEPDDGRDRRHDCLPVARTTDGDKADVSDFPSGKNDGRGNFSKSTYTRYRDTMNDFIQTQDVSDLMDVTPREINRYNQVTQRRDYARTTRDGLLETLEVFFKWAETEWRAPRGDDKLSETIARKREDLDVGGDEKSRAGDDNHRISTERAEEIVGHLAKHQYASRQMIEFLLIYHVGMRKSALLSINCDDVMPRKGIIQIRNRPEQTGVRLKRGNKGERDVNIASGVMGVVTDYIDENRTEPQDSSDALLTSWAGRIDDSTLYRDITGLTKCGECTDDDGEPLVNQNASDCPESIGCHDLRRVAITRMRDEGVSWDTISGRVNATVQMLKDHYDSPTHSQAAERRKEEILNAL, from the coding sequence ATGAGTAAGGCAAACGATACATCGGACAGTAGTGGCAACGCTGACTTAAAAGAGAATCAGGCGCAACAGGACTTGTGCGATTTCCTGTCTGAGCGAAGCGAGCTTGTCGTCTCCTACGAGGAGCCAGACGACGGGCGGGACCGTCGCCACGACTGCCTACCTGTCGCCCGAACGACGGACGGAGACAAGGCAGACGTGAGCGATTTCCCCAGTGGCAAGAACGACGGTCGGGGCAACTTCAGTAAGTCCACCTACACCCGATACCGGGATACGATGAACGACTTCATCCAAACGCAAGACGTGAGCGACTTGATGGACGTGACGCCCCGAGAGATTAACCGCTACAATCAGGTGACGCAACGCCGGGACTATGCCCGGACCACTCGTGACGGATTGCTCGAAACTCTCGAAGTGTTCTTCAAGTGGGCAGAAACGGAGTGGCGTGCGCCACGAGGGGACGATAAGCTCAGTGAGACAATCGCCCGAAAGCGTGAGGATTTGGACGTAGGTGGCGACGAGAAATCACGGGCAGGCGACGACAATCACCGTATCTCGACTGAGCGAGCAGAGGAGATAGTCGGACACTTGGCGAAACACCAGTACGCCTCTCGCCAGATGATTGAGTTTCTGCTAATCTATCACGTCGGTATGCGGAAATCCGCGCTACTGTCTATCAATTGCGACGACGTGATGCCACGGAAGGGAATCATCCAGATTCGCAATCGCCCGGAGCAGACAGGGGTTCGACTCAAGCGAGGGAACAAGGGTGAGCGAGACGTGAATATCGCCAGTGGCGTCATGGGTGTCGTCACTGACTACATAGACGAGAATCGGACAGAACCGCAAGACAGCAGTGACGCGCTACTCACGTCATGGGCGGGACGGATAGACGACTCCACTCTATACCGGGACATTACGGGATTGACGAAGTGCGGAGAGTGTACCGACGACGACGGCGAGCCTCTCGTCAACCAGAATGCCTCAGACTGTCCCGAGTCTATCGGTTGCCACGACTTGCGACGAGTGGCAATCACCCGAATGCGGGACGAAGGAGTGTCGTGGGATACGATTAGTGGACGAGTGAATGCGACTGTCCAAATGCTCAAGGACCACTACGATTCCCCGACTCACTCACAGGCGGCAGAACGCCGGAAGGAGGAGATATTGAACGCACTGTAG
- a CDS encoding peptidylprolyl isomerase: MSDDLPTATLHTNHGDITAELYADRAPKTVENFVGLAEGADDYDSATPGRGTGAWEDPETGEKRVDPLYEGVQFHRIISDFMIQGGDPTGTGRGGPGYEFHDEFHDDLRHDDAGVLSMANSGPNTNGSQFFITLGAQPHLDDRHAVFGKVVDGMDVVEEIGSVPTGRNDEPREEVVLESVDVDR; this comes from the coding sequence ATGAGCGACGATCTGCCGACGGCGACGCTGCACACGAACCACGGCGACATCACGGCCGAACTGTACGCCGACCGAGCGCCCAAGACGGTCGAGAACTTCGTCGGCCTCGCGGAGGGCGCGGACGACTACGACTCGGCGACGCCGGGCCGCGGCACCGGCGCGTGGGAGGACCCCGAGACGGGCGAGAAGCGGGTCGACCCGCTGTACGAGGGCGTCCAGTTCCACCGGATCATCTCGGACTTCATGATCCAGGGCGGTGACCCGACCGGAACCGGCCGCGGCGGCCCCGGCTACGAGTTCCACGACGAGTTCCACGACGACCTGCGCCACGACGACGCCGGCGTCCTCTCGATGGCGAACTCCGGCCCGAACACGAACGGCTCCCAGTTCTTCATCACGCTGGGCGCACAGCCCCACCTCGACGACCGCCACGCGGTGTTCGGAAAGGTCGTCGACGGCATGGACGTCGTCGAGGAGATCGGCTCGGTCCCGACCGGTCGCAACGACGAACCCCGCGAGGAGGTCGTGCTGGAGTCGGTCGACGTCGACCGCTGA
- a CDS encoding ferredoxin, protein MSDLDAEVQTASDFGGEGPPVEEKPYKIIFEANACFGAGKCAEVADNWEMDITSGMAKPTSYYVAEDELDENLRAAEVCPAKKDVGCIHVVDRRTDEELAPDPHGDGTLSVDW, encoded by the coding sequence ATGAGCGACTTGGACGCGGAGGTCCAGACCGCGAGCGACTTCGGGGGGGAGGGGCCGCCGGTCGAGGAGAAGCCGTACAAGATCATCTTCGAGGCGAACGCCTGCTTCGGGGCGGGCAAGTGCGCGGAGGTCGCGGACAACTGGGAGATGGACATCACCTCCGGCATGGCGAAACCGACGTCGTACTACGTCGCCGAGGACGAACTCGACGAGAACCTCCGCGCCGCGGAGGTGTGTCCGGCCAAGAAGGACGTCGGCTGCATCCACGTCGTCGACCGCCGGACCGACGAGGAGCTCGCCCCGGACCCGCACGGCGACGGGACGCTGAGCGTCGACTGGTAA
- a CDS encoding Lrp/AsnC family transcriptional regulator encodes MSALEDDDWREGLDAVDARLVDDYQSGFPVAERPFRVVAADLGVDESEAVERVRTLRERGVFRRFGAVLNPPVIGSSTLAAVQAPEGRFSEIAAVINGYRQVNHNYRRDHEWNMWFVVTAGDRARRDEILAEIEAETGCEVLNLPMLTDFYIDLEFPVFNDDAFAREGAARGATESARGDEPRASVERTEASATRISEDAAGDLSALDARLLLEIQDGFPLSATPYRDVADAVDADVADVLAAVERLRDEGCIKRIGCVVNHVVTGFRNNCMVVWDVPDDRLDDLGERVGELPYVTLCYHRPRRPEQGWQYSLFTMVHGREAEAVDAKIDELASEYLPFEHERLYSTETLKQTGARYEDLVGSG; translated from the coding sequence ATGAGCGCGCTGGAGGACGACGACTGGCGCGAGGGCCTCGACGCGGTCGACGCCCGCCTCGTCGACGACTACCAGAGCGGCTTCCCGGTCGCCGAGCGGCCGTTCCGCGTCGTCGCCGCCGACCTCGGCGTCGACGAGTCCGAGGCGGTCGAACGGGTCCGAACGCTACGCGAGCGGGGCGTCTTCCGACGTTTCGGCGCGGTGTTGAACCCGCCCGTCATCGGCTCCTCTACGCTCGCTGCGGTGCAGGCACCCGAGGGCCGGTTCTCCGAGATCGCGGCGGTGATCAACGGCTACCGGCAGGTGAACCACAACTACCGGCGCGACCACGAGTGGAACATGTGGTTCGTCGTCACCGCCGGCGACCGGGCGCGACGCGACGAGATCCTCGCGGAGATCGAGGCGGAAACCGGCTGTGAGGTACTGAACCTCCCGATGTTGACCGACTTCTACATCGACCTGGAGTTCCCGGTGTTCAACGACGACGCGTTCGCACGGGAGGGCGCGGCGCGCGGTGCCACGGAATCCGCTCGCGGCGACGAGCCACGGGCGTCCGTCGAACGGACCGAGGCATCGGCGACGCGCATCTCCGAGGACGCGGCCGGGGACCTCTCGGCCCTCGACGCGCGACTCCTGCTCGAGATCCAGGACGGCTTCCCGCTCTCTGCGACCCCGTACCGAGACGTCGCCGACGCCGTGGACGCCGACGTGGCCGACGTGCTCGCGGCGGTCGAACGCCTGCGCGACGAGGGGTGTATCAAGCGCATCGGCTGCGTGGTGAACCACGTCGTCACGGGGTTCCGGAACAACTGCATGGTCGTCTGGGACGTGCCCGACGACCGGCTGGACGACCTCGGCGAGCGCGTGGGCGAACTGCCGTACGTGACGCTGTGTTACCACCGGCCGCGCCGGCCCGAGCAGGGCTGGCAGTACAGCCTGTTCACGATGGTCCACGGCAGGGAGGCAGAGGCGGTGGACGCGAAGATCGACGAACTGGCGTCCGAGTACCTGCCGTTCGAGCACGAGCGGCTCTACTCGACCGAGACGCTGAAGCAGACCGGCGCGCGGTACGAGGACCTGGTCGGCTCCGGGTAG
- a CDS encoding transcription factor S, with protein MQFCEECGSMMVSEDGRMVCTSCGHSEARDEERAARFVSTEEQSDDDVIETEEGANFEGKPTSDDVTCDDCGHGVAWYTIKQTGAADEPPTRFFKCKDCHNRWREYN; from the coding sequence ATGCAGTTCTGCGAGGAGTGCGGCTCGATGATGGTGAGCGAGGACGGCCGGATGGTCTGTACCTCATGTGGCCACAGCGAGGCGCGCGACGAGGAGCGCGCCGCCCGGTTCGTCTCCACCGAGGAACAGAGCGACGACGACGTCATCGAGACGGAGGAGGGCGCGAACTTCGAGGGGAAGCCAACCTCCGACGACGTGACCTGCGACGACTGCGGGCACGGCGTCGCGTGGTACACCATCAAGCAGACCGGCGCCGCGGACGAACCGCCGACGCGCTTTTTCAAGTGCAAAGATTGTCATAACCGCTGGAGAGAGTATAACTAA
- a CDS encoding succinylglutamate desuccinylase/aspartoacylase family protein, with product MTEYERERVTLARLPSGVAVETTVHVYGEGDPTVYAQAAQHGREINGSAVLRRLHEELLDRDSLDGTLVAVPVADPLTFDRVSYTTPEAYDAVNPNMNRCWPGDPEGSLHERMAAALWEYAGEAEFIVDLHTGSRDMLTHTVYLKGDEGCRELAEAFGTDLLLAEAAGEDAADEWEQRDFGGKLRVAATREGIPTITPELAHNKELVAGAIDAGLDGLYGVLRHTGLLDDAPVPDWNGIRARNHLGRVTASESGLFRAAEGLETGDEVAAGEYVGEVFDPTTYETLQSARADRSGIVYSVAREATVTAGQTLVGVAIGLE from the coding sequence ATGACCGAGTACGAACGCGAGCGCGTCACGCTCGCCAGGCTCCCCTCCGGAGTCGCCGTCGAGACGACCGTCCACGTCTACGGCGAGGGCGACCCGACGGTGTACGCCCAGGCGGCCCAGCACGGCCGCGAGATCAACGGCTCCGCCGTGCTCCGGCGGCTGCACGAGGAACTGCTGGACCGCGACTCGCTGGACGGCACGCTCGTCGCGGTCCCCGTGGCGGACCCGCTCACGTTCGACCGGGTCTCCTACACCACGCCGGAGGCGTACGACGCCGTGAACCCCAACATGAACCGGTGCTGGCCGGGCGATCCGGAGGGGAGCCTGCACGAGCGCATGGCCGCCGCGCTCTGGGAGTACGCCGGCGAGGCCGAGTTCATCGTGGACCTCCACACCGGGAGCCGGGACATGCTCACCCACACGGTGTACCTGAAAGGCGACGAGGGCTGCCGGGAACTCGCGGAGGCGTTCGGCACCGACCTCCTGCTCGCGGAGGCCGCGGGCGAGGACGCCGCCGACGAGTGGGAACAGCGGGACTTCGGCGGGAAGCTCCGCGTGGCGGCGACGCGGGAGGGGATTCCCACCATCACGCCCGAACTCGCGCACAATAAGGAGCTCGTCGCGGGCGCCATCGACGCGGGCCTCGACGGACTGTACGGCGTCCTCCGCCACACGGGCCTGCTCGATGACGCGCCCGTCCCCGACTGGAACGGCATCCGGGCCCGGAACCACCTCGGTCGCGTGACTGCGAGCGAGTCGGGCCTGTTTCGGGCCGCCGAGGGGCTCGAAACCGGCGACGAGGTCGCGGCGGGCGAGTACGTCGGCGAGGTGTTCGACCCGACGACCTACGAGACGCTCCAGTCGGCCCGCGCCGACCGCTCCGGGATCGTCTACTCGGTCGCGCGGGAGGCGACGGTGACGGCGGGCCAGACGCTCGTGGGCGTGGCCATCGGGCTGGAGTGA
- a CDS encoding RAD55 family ATPase: protein MARMPFGVAQLDSVLGGGSPKGNAVLVAGESGAGAREFAYTSAAMNALATTDADLFDLYYGDLDGDAVPPEEVHYISFTAGGEYVERELRFTMADEIVDSAVEAVEFTDFAPEYFQLSSIPPEWYLGETTSLRDLGRGQNRDGVLTALGEYLTDNAPGNLVVIDSVTDLIGAGGGEIGWEDVAMLVRGLGKAAHSWGGLLLVVANTDTIDDRQLGQLVDGSGGTFQFSWESGGSQRARTMVVREFRGVLSQLEAENIVRFETEIHDGGLDISDVRKIR from the coding sequence ATGGCCCGGATGCCGTTCGGCGTGGCCCAGCTCGACTCGGTGCTCGGCGGCGGCTCGCCGAAGGGCAACGCCGTCCTCGTCGCCGGCGAGTCGGGCGCGGGCGCCCGGGAGTTCGCCTACACCAGCGCGGCGATGAACGCGCTGGCGACGACCGACGCCGACCTGTTCGACCTCTACTACGGCGACCTCGATGGGGACGCCGTCCCCCCCGAGGAGGTCCACTACATCTCCTTTACCGCCGGCGGGGAGTACGTCGAGCGGGAGCTCCGGTTCACGATGGCCGACGAGATCGTCGACTCGGCGGTCGAGGCCGTCGAGTTCACGGACTTCGCGCCCGAATACTTCCAGCTCTCCTCGATCCCGCCCGAGTGGTACCTGGGCGAGACCACCTCCCTGCGCGACCTGGGTCGGGGCCAGAACCGCGACGGGGTGCTCACGGCGCTTGGCGAGTACCTCACCGACAACGCCCCCGGGAACCTCGTGGTCATCGACTCGGTGACAGACCTCATCGGTGCCGGCGGCGGCGAGATCGGGTGGGAGGACGTGGCGATGCTCGTGCGCGGGCTGGGCAAGGCGGCCCACTCGTGGGGCGGCCTGCTGCTCGTCGTCGCCAACACCGACACCATCGACGACCGGCAGCTCGGCCAGCTCGTCGACGGCAGCGGCGGCACGTTCCAGTTCAGCTGGGAGTCGGGCGGCTCCCAGCGCGCCCGGACGATGGTCGTCCGGGAGTTCCGGGGCGTGCTCTCACAGCTCGAGGCCGAGAACATCGTGCGCTTCGAGACGGAGATCCACGACGGCGGGCTGGACATCAGCGACGTGCGCAAGATTCGCTGA
- a CDS encoding CopG family transcriptional regulator, with the protein MAGEQVEGLPDGLREWVRSRAAETDRSPEQVLERATAAYRLLSDHDGDLPAFDGDSSPNGDGEGYLGLADAVADLDARVGAVEDDLDQKIDDVRSRVVQVKRETDAKAEADHDHPELERTAESAATLADEVDELRADLAALESTFEAGFGNYEEVLECLTETVDDLEGKADTLASVAAGVRTRLGKLEAREARARAGAELQNEANRIGVETATCGACGSTVRLGLLSAPECPNCGGTFESVEPSSGFFGSATLPVGTRPALEGETVEELDPEDIFEDG; encoded by the coding sequence ATGGCCGGAGAGCAGGTCGAGGGACTGCCGGACGGGCTCCGCGAGTGGGTTCGCTCCCGCGCGGCCGAGACCGACAGGTCCCCCGAGCAGGTGCTGGAACGGGCGACCGCCGCCTACCGGCTCCTCTCGGACCACGACGGCGACCTCCCCGCGTTCGACGGCGACTCGAGCCCGAACGGGGACGGCGAGGGGTACCTCGGCCTGGCGGACGCGGTCGCGGACCTCGACGCGCGGGTCGGTGCCGTCGAGGACGACCTTGACCAGAAGATCGACGACGTGCGGAGCCGCGTCGTGCAGGTGAAACGCGAGACCGACGCGAAGGCCGAGGCGGATCACGACCACCCCGAGCTCGAACGGACGGCCGAATCGGCCGCGACGCTCGCCGACGAGGTGGACGAACTCCGGGCGGACCTCGCGGCCCTCGAATCGACGTTCGAGGCGGGATTCGGAAACTACGAGGAGGTGCTCGAGTGCCTCACCGAAACGGTCGATGACCTGGAGGGGAAGGCGGACACGCTGGCCTCGGTCGCCGCCGGCGTCCGGACCCGACTCGGCAAACTGGAGGCGCGCGAGGCTCGTGCCCGCGCGGGGGCGGAACTGCAGAACGAGGCGAACCGGATCGGCGTCGAGACGGCGACCTGCGGGGCGTGCGGGTCGACCGTCCGTCTCGGGCTGTTGTCGGCCCCGGAGTGCCCGAACTGCGGCGGCACGTTCGAGTCGGTCGAGCCCTCGTCGGGCTTTTTCGGCTCCGCGACGCTGCCGGTCGGGACCCGGCCCGCGCTGGAGGGCGAGACCGTCGAGGAACTCGACCCGGAGGACATCTTCGAGGATGGGTGA